In Curtobacterium sp. MCPF17_002, one genomic interval encodes:
- the atpD gene encoding F0F1 ATP synthase subunit beta encodes MTDTATTAVETSSAPGVGRIARVTGPVVDIEFPHDAIPEMYNLLFTTITIGDSSQEIGLEVAQHLGDDLVRAISLKPTDGLVRGQEVRDSGAPISVPVGDVTKGKVFDVLGNVLNSDEKIEITERWPIHRKAPAFDQLESKTSMFETGIKSIDLLTPYVQGGKIGLFGGAGVGKTVLIQEMIQRVAQDHGGVSVFAGVGERTREGNDLIGEMEEAGVFDKTALVFGQMDEPPGTRLRVALSALTMAEYFRDVQKQDVLLFIDNIFRFTQAGSEVSTLLGRMPSAVGYQPNLADEMGVLQERITSTRGHSITSLQAIYVPADDYTDPAPATTFAHLDATTELSREIASQGLYPAIDPLTSTSRIMDPRYLGADHYETATRVKQILQKNKELQEIIAILGVDELSEEDKITVERARRIQQFLSQNTYMAKKFTGVEGSTVPLKDTIESFRAIADGEFDHVATQAFFNVGGINDVEEKWAQIQKENR; translated from the coding sequence ATGACCGACACCGCAACCACCGCGGTCGAGACGTCGTCGGCGCCCGGTGTCGGCCGGATCGCCCGTGTCACGGGTCCCGTCGTCGACATCGAGTTCCCGCACGACGCAATCCCGGAGATGTACAACCTCCTGTTCACGACCATCACCATCGGTGACTCGTCGCAGGAGATCGGCCTCGAGGTCGCGCAGCACCTCGGCGACGACCTCGTCCGTGCCATCTCCCTGAAGCCGACCGACGGTCTCGTCCGTGGTCAGGAAGTCCGTGACTCGGGCGCCCCGATCTCGGTCCCCGTCGGCGACGTCACCAAGGGCAAGGTCTTCGACGTCCTCGGCAACGTGCTCAACAGCGACGAGAAGATCGAGATCACCGAGCGCTGGCCGATCCACCGCAAGGCCCCGGCCTTTGACCAGCTCGAGTCCAAGACCTCGATGTTCGAGACCGGCATCAAGTCGATCGACCTCCTCACCCCGTACGTGCAGGGTGGCAAGATCGGCCTCTTCGGTGGTGCGGGCGTCGGCAAGACCGTCCTCATCCAGGAGATGATCCAGCGCGTCGCGCAGGATCACGGTGGTGTCTCGGTGTTCGCCGGTGTCGGTGAGCGCACCCGTGAGGGCAACGACCTCATCGGTGAAATGGAAGAGGCCGGTGTCTTCGACAAGACGGCCCTCGTGTTCGGCCAGATGGACGAGCCGCCGGGAACGCGTCTCCGCGTGGCCCTGTCGGCGCTGACGATGGCGGAGTACTTCCGCGATGTCCAGAAGCAGGACGTGCTCCTCTTCATCGACAACATCTTCCGCTTCACGCAGGCCGGCTCCGAGGTCTCCACGCTGCTCGGTCGCATGCCGTCCGCGGTGGGCTACCAGCCGAACCTCGCCGACGAGATGGGTGTGCTCCAGGAGCGCATCACCTCGACGCGTGGTCACTCGATCACCTCGCTGCAGGCGATCTACGTGCCGGCTGACGACTACACCGACCCGGCGCCGGCGACCACGTTCGCGCACCTCGACGCCACCACCGAGCTCTCTCGCGAGATCGCGTCGCAGGGTCTCTACCCGGCGATCGACCCGCTGACCTCGACGTCGCGGATCATGGACCCCCGTTACCTGGGTGCCGACCACTACGAGACGGCCACGCGCGTCAAGCAGATCCTCCAGAAGAACAAGGAACTGCAGGAGATCATCGCCATCCTCGGTGTCGACGAGCTCTCCGAAGAGGACAAGATCACGGTCGAGCGCGCTCGTCGGATCCAGCAGTTCCTCTCGCAGAACACGTACATGGCGAAGAAGTTCACGGGTGTCGAGGGCTCCACGGTACCGCTCAAGGACACCATCGAGTCCTTCCGCGCCATCGCCGACGGCGAGTTCGACCACGTTGCGACGCAGGCGTTCTTCAACGTCGGTGGCATCAACGACGTGGAAGAGAAGTGGGCTCAGATCCAGAAGGAGAACCGCTGA
- a CDS encoding F0F1 ATP synthase subunit epsilon gives MAGLSVSVVSADREVWSGDTTMVVARTTEGQIGILAGHEPMLAILAQGQVRITRADGSTVAVDAEDGFLSVEHDTVTIVARQAALAS, from the coding sequence ATGGCGGGTCTCAGCGTGAGCGTCGTCTCGGCCGACCGTGAGGTCTGGTCGGGCGACACCACCATGGTCGTGGCACGCACGACCGAGGGCCAGATCGGCATCCTCGCCGGACACGAGCCGATGCTCGCGATCCTGGCGCAGGGTCAGGTCCGCATCACGCGGGCCGACGGGTCGACCGTCGCGGTCGACGCCGAGGACGGCTTCCTCTCGGTCGAGCACGACACGGTCACGATCGTCGCGCGGCAGGCCGCGCTGGCGTCCTGA
- the yaaA gene encoding peroxide stress protein YaaA, which yields MTGLTVLLPPSETKREGGDTERTLDLRALSFPELAAERAAVITAARSVSSEESSARTALKLGPKSIEERFRNLVLDTSGTMPAIDRYTGVLYDPLGAREADPATRAWWFGHVVVQSAMFGPIGGGDPVPAYRLSHDSRLGAIRLAAHWPEPSSRVLAGRTAGRLVLDLRSEGYRQLGPVPAAIVPRVVSVDGSGRRKALNHWNKTAKGRLVALLARTGAQVSTMAGLLEWASSHGVVFEEHGGGWDLVAESLEPVAVR from the coding sequence CTGACCGGACTGACCGTCCTCCTCCCGCCTTCGGAGACGAAGCGGGAGGGCGGGGACACGGAGCGCACGCTCGACCTGCGTGCGCTGTCGTTCCCGGAACTGGCTGCAGAGCGGGCCGCGGTGATCACCGCGGCCCGCTCCGTCAGTTCCGAGGAGTCCTCGGCCAGGACGGCGTTGAAACTCGGACCGAAGTCGATCGAGGAGCGGTTCCGCAACCTCGTCCTCGACACGTCGGGCACGATGCCGGCGATCGACCGCTACACCGGCGTGCTCTACGACCCGCTCGGTGCGCGCGAGGCCGACCCGGCGACCCGCGCGTGGTGGTTCGGACACGTCGTGGTGCAGTCCGCGATGTTCGGCCCGATCGGTGGCGGCGATCCCGTCCCCGCGTACCGGCTGTCGCACGACTCCCGGCTCGGTGCGATCCGGCTCGCCGCGCACTGGCCCGAGCCGTCGTCGCGTGTCCTCGCGGGGCGGACCGCTGGCCGTCTCGTGCTCGACCTCCGCTCAGAGGGCTACCGACAGCTGGGCCCGGTGCCCGCGGCGATCGTCCCTCGGGTCGTGAGCGTCGACGGTTCCGGCCGTCGGAAGGCGCTCAACCACTGGAACAAGACCGCGAAGGGGCGCCTGGTCGCGCTGCTCGCGCGCACCGGGGCACAGGTGTCGACCATGGCGGGGCTCCTCGAGTGGGCGTCGTCGCACGGCGTCGTGTTCGAGGAGCACGGCGGCGGTTGGGACCTCGTCGCGGAGAGTCTCGAACCGGTCGCCGTCCGGTAG
- the atpA gene encoding F0F1 ATP synthase subunit alpha — protein sequence MADITISPDEIRDALKDFVSNYEPTKASTAEVGHVIDAGDGIAHVEGLPGVMANELIRFADGTLGLAQNLDEDSIGAIVLGEFAGVEEGQEVTRTGEVLSAPVGDGFLGRVVDPLGAPIDGLGEIAAEGRRALELQAPGVMSRKSVHEPLQTGIKAIDAMIPVGRGQRQLIIGDRQTGKTAIAIDTIINQKANWESGDEDKQVRCIYVAIGQKGSTIASVKGALEDAGAMEYTTIVAAPASDPAGFKYLAPYTGSAIGQHWMYQGKHVLIIFDDLSKQAEAYRAVSLLLRRPPGREAYPGDVFYLHSRLLERCAKLSDELGAGSMTGLPIIETKANDVSAYIPTNVISITDGQIFLQSDLFNANQRPAVDVGISVSRVGGDAQVKSIKKVSGTLKLELAQYRSLEAFAMFASDLDQASRRQLDRGARLTELLKQPQYSPYPVEEQVVSIWAGTNGKLDTVPVPDVLRFESELLDHLRRNSDVLTTLRETNQLSDDTVAEMSKQIDEFTKSFQTSDGKTLGSDQVQAADAEDVDQEQIVKGRR from the coding sequence ATGGCAGACATCACCATCAGCCCCGATGAGATCCGTGATGCCCTGAAGGACTTCGTCTCGAACTACGAGCCGACGAAGGCCTCCACGGCCGAGGTCGGGCACGTCATCGACGCCGGCGACGGCATCGCGCACGTCGAGGGCCTCCCCGGCGTCATGGCCAACGAGCTCATCCGCTTCGCGGACGGCACGCTCGGCCTCGCGCAGAACCTCGACGAGGACTCGATCGGCGCGATCGTGCTCGGCGAGTTCGCCGGAGTCGAAGAGGGCCAGGAAGTCACCCGTACCGGCGAGGTCCTCTCGGCCCCCGTCGGCGACGGCTTCCTCGGTCGCGTCGTCGACCCGCTCGGCGCCCCGATCGACGGTCTCGGCGAGATCGCAGCCGAGGGCCGTCGTGCCCTCGAGCTCCAGGCTCCGGGCGTCATGTCCCGCAAGTCGGTCCACGAGCCGCTCCAGACCGGCATCAAGGCCATCGACGCCATGATCCCCGTCGGCCGTGGTCAGCGTCAGCTGATCATCGGTGACCGCCAGACCGGCAAGACGGCGATCGCGATCGACACGATCATCAACCAGAAGGCCAACTGGGAGTCGGGCGACGAGGACAAGCAGGTCCGCTGCATCTACGTCGCGATCGGTCAGAAGGGCTCCACGATCGCCTCCGTCAAGGGTGCGCTCGAGGACGCCGGTGCGATGGAGTACACCACCATCGTCGCCGCGCCCGCCTCCGACCCGGCCGGCTTCAAGTACCTCGCTCCGTACACCGGCTCGGCCATCGGCCAGCACTGGATGTACCAGGGCAAGCACGTCCTGATCATCTTCGATGACCTCTCGAAGCAGGCCGAGGCCTACCGTGCGGTGTCGCTCCTCCTGCGTCGTCCGCCGGGACGCGAGGCCTACCCGGGTGACGTCTTCTACCTGCACTCCCGTCTGCTGGAGCGTTGCGCGAAGCTGTCCGACGAGCTCGGCGCCGGCTCGATGACGGGTCTCCCGATCATCGAGACCAAGGCGAACGACGTCTCGGCGTACATCCCGACCAACGTCATCTCCATCACCGACGGCCAGATCTTCCTGCAGTCGGACCTCTTCAACGCGAACCAGCGTCCGGCCGTCGACGTGGGCATCTCGGTGTCCCGCGTCGGTGGTGACGCCCAGGTGAAGTCGATCAAGAAGGTCTCCGGCACGCTGAAGCTCGAGCTGGCGCAGTACCGCTCGCTCGAGGCGTTCGCGATGTTCGCGTCCGACCTCGACCAGGCGTCGCGTCGTCAGCTGGACCGGGGCGCTCGTCTGACCGAGCTCCTCAAGCAGCCGCAGTACTCGCCGTACCCCGTCGAGGAGCAGGTCGTCTCGATCTGGGCCGGCACGAACGGCAAGCTCGACACGGTGCCCGTCCCCGACGTGCTCCGCTTCGAGTCCGAGCTGCTCGACCACCTGCGTCGCAACTCCGACGTCCTCACGACCCTGCGCGAGACGAACCAGCTCAGCGACGACACCGTCGCCGAGATGTCGAAGCAGATCGACGAGTTCACGAAGAGCTTCCAGACGAGCGACGGCAAGACGCTCGGGTCCGATCAGGTCCAGGCGGCTGACGCCGAGGACGTCGACCAGGAGCAGATCGTCAAGGGTCGTCGCTAG
- a CDS encoding F0F1 ATP synthase subunit gamma: MAAQVRVYRQRIKSAKTTKKVTRAMELISASRIQKAQARMAASGPYSRAVTRAVSAVATFSNVDHVLTTEPESSTRAAVVLFTSDRGLNGAFSTNVLKQGEELASLLRSEGKDVVYYLVGRKSVGYFAFRERSSEQQWVGNTDQPEFSTAKEIGDAVVAKFLQDTADGGVDEIHIVFNRFLSLATQEPQVVRLLPLEVVEGVEEPSDDGPLPLYEFEPDADAVLDSLLPVYIESRIFNAMLQSAASEHAARQKAMKAASDNADSLIRDFTRLANNARQAEITQQISEIVGGADALSTKKK, translated from the coding sequence ATGGCAGCGCAGGTCCGGGTCTACCGACAGCGAATCAAGTCCGCGAAGACCACGAAGAAGGTCACTCGCGCGATGGAGTTGATCTCGGCGTCGCGGATCCAGAAGGCGCAGGCCCGCATGGCTGCGTCCGGCCCGTACTCGCGAGCCGTGACGCGCGCGGTGTCGGCCGTGGCGACGTTCTCGAACGTCGACCACGTGCTGACCACCGAGCCGGAGTCGTCGACGCGTGCAGCCGTCGTGCTGTTCACGTCGGACCGGGGCCTGAACGGCGCGTTCAGCACGAACGTCCTCAAGCAGGGCGAGGAGCTCGCCTCCCTGCTCCGCAGCGAGGGCAAGGACGTCGTCTACTACCTGGTCGGGCGCAAGTCCGTCGGGTACTTCGCGTTCCGTGAGCGTTCGTCCGAGCAGCAGTGGGTCGGCAACACCGACCAGCCCGAGTTCTCGACGGCCAAGGAGATCGGCGACGCCGTCGTGGCGAAGTTCCTCCAGGACACGGCGGACGGCGGCGTGGACGAGATCCACATCGTCTTCAACCGCTTCCTCAGCCTGGCGACCCAGGAGCCGCAGGTCGTTCGCCTGCTCCCGCTCGAGGTCGTCGAGGGTGTCGAAGAGCCCTCGGACGACGGGCCCCTGCCGCTGTACGAGTTCGAGCCGGACGCCGATGCGGTGCTCGACTCGCTGCTCCCGGTCTACATCGAGAGCCGCATCTTCAACGCCATGCTCCAGTCGGCTGCTTCCGAGCACGCCGCCCGGCAGAAGGCGATGAAGGCGGCCAGCGACAACGCCGACTCCCTGATCCGTGACTTCACCCGCCTCGCGAACAACGCGCGTCAGGCGGAGATCACGCAGCAGATCTCCGAGATCGTCGGCGGCGCCGACGCCCTCTCGACGAAGAAGAAGTAG
- a CDS encoding serine/threonine-protein kinase produces MARRLPSSPPVIGGFSPVHVLGSGGFADVFLYEQDMPRRQVAVKVLLDEVVDDRVRQMFQAEANLMARLSTHPSILTVFQASVASDGRPYLVMELCSSSLSERYRREPIPVSEVLSIGIRIGSALETAHREGVLHRDIKPSNILLTAYGNPVLSDFGIAATIGEADPDEPIGMSIPWSAPEVLIDESRGTIQSEVYSLAATVYSLLAGRSPFEVRGGKNGAADLMGRIDKGGVKPTGRTDVPPSLERLLAAAMSRKVAGRPSTVMGLVRGLQQVEAELGIPQTAADVAVEAWAVATPTPDGDRTMIRELQPPSRVGARRRTRKAVVGGSSAAASQSVGTVHRTGSVTRARRRSRSTLVWATSLTVVVVAALAIATVVVVGRLGAGAIPVVSDVRAETTPASVTFTWADPGLGNGDTYVISSNGAASQQTGTSFVVSGKKGDEECIAVAVNRDGKTGVASAQKCATIGSTG; encoded by the coding sequence ATGGCGCGACGCCTGCCGTCCAGCCCGCCCGTGATCGGCGGGTTCAGCCCCGTGCACGTCCTCGGTTCTGGTGGCTTCGCCGACGTCTTCCTCTACGAGCAGGACATGCCGCGCCGCCAGGTCGCCGTGAAGGTCCTGCTCGACGAGGTCGTCGACGACCGCGTCCGGCAGATGTTCCAGGCCGAGGCCAACCTCATGGCGCGCCTCAGCACGCACCCGTCCATCCTCACCGTCTTCCAGGCGAGCGTGGCCTCCGACGGGCGCCCCTACCTCGTGATGGAGCTCTGCTCCTCGTCGCTCAGCGAGCGGTACCGGCGCGAACCGATCCCGGTGTCGGAAGTCCTCTCGATCGGCATCCGCATCGGGTCCGCGCTCGAGACGGCACACCGCGAAGGCGTCCTCCACCGCGACATCAAGCCGTCCAACATCCTGCTGACGGCGTACGGCAACCCGGTGCTCTCCGACTTCGGCATCGCGGCCACGATCGGCGAGGCCGACCCGGACGAACCCATCGGCATGTCGATCCCGTGGTCGGCACCCGAGGTCCTCATCGACGAGTCCCGCGGCACCATCCAGTCCGAGGTCTACTCGCTCGCAGCGACCGTCTACTCCCTGCTCGCCGGACGGAGCCCGTTCGAGGTCCGCGGCGGCAAGAACGGCGCGGCCGACCTGATGGGGCGCATCGACAAGGGCGGCGTGAAGCCGACCGGCCGGACCGACGTGCCGCCGTCCCTCGAACGCCTGCTCGCCGCGGCCATGTCCCGCAAGGTCGCCGGACGCCCGTCGACCGTGATGGGGCTCGTGCGCGGGTTGCAGCAGGTCGAGGCCGAGCTCGGCATCCCGCAGACCGCTGCGGACGTCGCCGTCGAGGCCTGGGCGGTGGCCACACCGACCCCGGACGGCGACCGCACCATGATCCGCGAGCTCCAGCCGCCGTCCCGGGTCGGCGCACGCCGTCGCACCCGGAAGGCCGTGGTGGGCGGTTCGTCCGCTGCGGCCTCGCAGAGCGTCGGGACCGTCCACCGCACGGGCTCGGTCACACGCGCTCGTCGTCGGTCGCGATCGACGCTCGTCTGGGCGACCTCGCTGACGGTCGTCGTCGTCGCGGCCCTCGCCATCGCCACGGTGGTGGTCGTCGGGCGTCTCGGCGCGGGGGCGATCCCCGTGGTGTCAGACGTCCGCGCGGAGACCACCCCGGCCTCGGTGACCTTCACCTGGGCCGACCCGGGCCTCGGGAACGGCGACACCTACGTGATCTCGTCCAACGGCGCCGCGAGCCAGCAGACGGGAACGAGCTTCGTCGTCTCCGGCAAGAAGGGCGACGAGGAGTGCATCGCCGTCGCCGTGAACCGTGACGGCAAGACCGGGGTCGCCAGCGCCCAGAAGTGCGCGACGATCGGGAGCACCGGGTGA
- a CDS encoding protein phosphatase 2C domain-containing protein has protein sequence MTELGRAATAHAIDVPGADGATLTLTWGAATDIGRRRDHNEDSYIIGAPFFVVADGMGGHLAGDRASDAVVRRLEQATESAFTTRQSIQRALLLATADIERAAGGNAIGAGTTVTGIALVAAHGQPAALVFNVGDSRTYRIEGGVLRRVTVDHSVVQEMVDAGLLRAEDAERHPDSNVITRAVGFGEPPEPDWWTLPLRAGDRYIVCSDGLTKELGDVGIGRIAARVPGAQELAERLVGDAVVAGGRDNVTVVVLQVDAAPVDGDVEDTLPRH, from the coding sequence GTGACCGAACTCGGCCGAGCAGCGACTGCGCACGCCATCGACGTCCCCGGTGCCGACGGCGCCACCCTGACGCTCACCTGGGGGGCGGCGACCGACATCGGTCGTCGGCGTGACCACAACGAGGACAGCTACATCATCGGTGCGCCGTTCTTCGTCGTCGCCGACGGCATGGGCGGGCACCTCGCGGGTGACCGCGCGAGCGACGCAGTCGTCCGCCGGCTCGAGCAGGCCACCGAGAGCGCCTTCACGACGCGGCAGTCGATCCAGCGTGCGCTCCTGCTGGCCACCGCGGACATCGAGCGGGCCGCCGGGGGCAACGCGATCGGCGCGGGCACGACGGTGACCGGGATCGCCCTCGTCGCGGCGCACGGCCAGCCGGCGGCGCTCGTCTTCAACGTCGGGGACTCGCGCACCTACCGCATCGAGGGCGGCGTGCTGCGTCGCGTCACGGTGGACCACTCGGTCGTCCAGGAGATGGTCGACGCCGGGCTCCTCCGTGCAGAGGACGCCGAGCGCCACCCGGACAGCAACGTGATCACCCGCGCCGTCGGGTTCGGCGAACCGCCGGAGCCCGACTGGTGGACCCTCCCGCTCCGGGCGGGGGACCGCTACATCGTCTGCTCCGACGGTCTCACGAAGGAACTCGGCGACGTCGGCATCGGTCGGATCGCCGCGCGGGTGCCGGGCGCGCAGGAGCTCGCCGAGCGACTCGTCGGCGACGCGGTCGTCGCGGGCGGACGCGACAACGTGACGGTGGTCGTGCTGCAGGTCGACGCCGCACCCGTCGACGGCGACGTCGAGGACACGCTCCCGCGCCACTGA
- a CDS encoding FHA domain-containing protein, with product MRDDDIDDTVVRRPRAPLSGDRMDDALGDTVIRPQARPDTSATEDTVVRVPRPPRAEGAGPDGAAPRLQSDPTDPTDPTAPIGVTTRVPSIRIGDRVLRLDHPVIIGRRPALPRMVRGPVPELVTVPSASGQVSSSHVLVHAEGEAAVVDDLRSTNGTVVRPAGAAPFRMPAGASNVVLTGTVVEIGDGNVIEVLSPHLRVAPSADDLPPLPAWPSDPPAGPPRTPRERS from the coding sequence GTGCGCGACGACGACATCGACGACACCGTCGTCCGTCGACCGCGCGCGCCGCTCTCGGGCGATCGCATGGACGATGCGCTCGGTGACACAGTGATCCGTCCACAGGCCCGGCCCGACACGTCCGCGACCGAGGACACCGTCGTGCGGGTGCCCAGGCCGCCCCGTGCCGAGGGTGCGGGTCCTGACGGAGCCGCACCGCGCCTCCAGTCCGACCCGACCGACCCGACCGACCCGACCGCGCCGATCGGGGTGACGACCAGGGTGCCGTCCATCCGCATCGGTGACCGGGTGCTCCGACTCGACCACCCCGTCATCATCGGGCGGCGGCCGGCGCTGCCACGGATGGTGCGGGGGCCGGTTCCCGAACTCGTGACCGTGCCGTCGGCGAGTGGCCAGGTGTCCTCATCGCACGTGCTGGTGCACGCCGAGGGCGAAGCCGCCGTCGTCGACGACCTCCGATCGACCAACGGCACCGTGGTGCGTCCGGCGGGCGCGGCACCGTTCCGGATGCCCGCAGGTGCGTCGAACGTCGTGCTGACGGGTACGGTTGTCGAGATCGGTGACGGCAACGTGATCGAGGTCCTCTCGCCGCACCTGCGGGTCGCACCGTCGGCGGACGACCTCCCTCCGCTTCCCGCGTGGCCCTCCGATCCACCAGCTGGTCCGCCCCGAACCCCCAGAGAGCGATCCTGA